Genomic DNA from Trichoderma asperellum chromosome 5, complete sequence:
CTTCTCCTCATCGACATTGATATATAACGGGCCGGGTCGCAGAGAGATTCTGGCCAAATCCTCTATACAATCACAATTCAGTCAGCCACTAATTCCACATTATTTGATCAGGTCGGCTCAGATAAGAAAAAACACTCACCAACTTTGGTTGTCTGTGTCGCAGAAAAGAGCATAGTCTGTCGGTCATCGTTTGACAGCACCTTGACAATCTGTCTCATTTCGTCTTCGAAACCAACTTCCAGAATACGATCGGCCTCGTCAATGATGAGAGACTTGAGGTTCTTGAAAACGAATTGGGTGTTGAGAAGGTGATCGAGCAGTCGGCCGGGAGTAGCAATCAACAGGTTGACGCCCTTGGTCAACTTTTCGACCTCTGCTCTTCGGTTGGCTCCTCCAATGACGATACCATACGTCTGTGAGTGGTGCTTCATCAGCTCGCGCGCAACGCCGAAAATCTGGAGCGCAAGCTCTCGGGTGGGAGACACGACGATGACGCCGGTGCCGTTTCGGGGCTTGAATCGCAGAGAACTGAGGATTTCGATGGCGGGAATCAAGAAGGCAAGCGTCTTTCCGGATCCAGTCTTTGCTGCACCGAGCACGTCCTTGCCGGCGAGAAGAGGTGGGATGGCCTGTTTAGAAAGCAGTGTCAGTAAACCAATGAATCCAGATGCCGTGGAGGCCAGGAATTtgaaagaggaggacgaACGCTGCGCTGGATGCTAGTCATCTTTGTGAAGCCCATCTCTTGAATCGCCCTCATGGTCTTTTCGGATAATTTGAGATCTTCAAACTTGTCAGACTCGGCCAGGGTCGACAGTATCGGCGCAGAGTTGGCGGGAATGACATCGCCATCGGTGTCTTTGGCGGCAGGTTTGTCTTCTAGATCGGATCCTTCGCCAGCATCTGATTCTCCACCGTCATTGTCGTTTTCCTGCTCGAGGTTTGAGACCGCATCTTCATATCTcgactcttcttcctctgatacttcttcttcgtcttccttggGCTCGGCCGGGGTGGggttcttcagcttctttgacTTTTTGGAGCTGTCGGTAGCGGCATCGGTCTGGTTGCGCTTGCGCTTGTTGTTCAATGTAGCGCCAGCCATGATTGACGATGTGGTTTATGGGTATTTTGGTGAAGGCTTGTTTGTAATGCAGCAGAAATATTTCGCCAGCAATCAGGAAccgataagaaaaaaaaagttggtcTGCGATTTGCAAAAAAGCGGGTCTACATTAGAAGTGGGGGTTGCGCCACAGGCATCTGCCATGATCAACTGAGCTAAGAATTCACCAGCCACAGGTACGTACTCCTTTGTTCGTGCCACCCACACACCACACGTTGTGTTTGACGATAGTATCGTTCTAATTgcagcaaagagaagcagtcTCGTCTCGTCAGCCGTCAATGGatataagaattatttaTCTTAGCtcgtgtttcttttttgcacATGTTATTTGTATTATAAATGTCCTAATCGACAAAAAGCAGAACATGGCATCACGCATTAGCGTTCATCTTATACTCACTTACAAATGGCTCTTCGCCGTCAAATACGTCCCTCCCAGCTTCAGCATGTCAACTGCCTCCTGCACCATCTCGGCAACAATTTCTCCCGCGGGCTGAATTTTATCAATAGCTCCCGCAACCTGCCCCATCAAATGCGGAATGTCAATGTCCCGGCCCTCGTCCAGATCATTCTCCATCGGAATCACTCCCTTCTCAACCAACTTCTTGATCTCGCCCGGCCGGTCATGCCAGCTCTGGATATAGCCGTTGGTCCTCATACGCAGTGGCCGGCCCGTAATCACCAGCGTTCGCTCCGTGCCTTCAAAGCCGCACGTCACCAccgccttcttggcctcctcgCTGCAGCCAGCTTCGTCTGAAGCGAGGAATCGCGTGCCCACCCACACGGCCACGGCGCCCTGCATCAGCGAACTGGCCAGGCCCCGTCCATTGCAGATGCCTCCCGCAGCGACGACAAGAGCTGGCGAGCCCTTCAGCATGGGCGGCTTGTATCGTCGTGCCACGTCAACTACCGCTGGAATCAGGACTGAATTGGCCACGTCGCCGGTGTGGCCACCTCCTTCGCCACCCTGAGCACACACAATATCGACGCCCAGATCCAGAGCCTTGACCGCGTGCTTCGGATGGCCGACCATGTTCATCACCAGGATGTCATTCTTGTGAAGCTTCTCCAGGACGTGTTTCGGCGGCACGCCCACCGCGCAGACAAACAGCTTTGCGCCGCTGTCGATGGTGATGTCAATCAGCTCATCCAGCTTCCCGTGTGTGTAGTCGTGGTTGGTCTTGCGCGCATTGCCCCCCAGCTGTGGCAGCGCCAGGTCCACGCCGAAAGGGAGGTCCGGACTCTTCAAATTCGCCTTGAGCTCGGCAATGATCTCGCGGAGCTGGTCCGGCGTGTACATAAAGCCGCCGATGACGCCCAGACCGCCAGCGTtggagacggcggcggcaaggcgGCCTCCAGAAGTGCGGGCCATGCCAGCAAGGATAACAGGATGCTGAATCCCCAGCAGGGTGGTGATGGGAGTGGTGATGGGTCCGGTGGGCGCCATGGTTGTGGttggtgatggagatggtgtATAGAGGCCGAGTACAAGTGGTGTATCTGCTGCTATGGGAGGGCAAGCATGGGACTAAATCAGACCGAGCGGCCAGCCAATTGCTAGAAATAATCAAGACCGCCAACAGTGAGACAAGATTGCAGCGAGTGGATGAAGGTGAAGAAAAACATTCGACAGCAAGAAGGAGCTGAACCCTGAGCAAACCCCCGTCCAGCCATCGGCAGCAATTGCACGCCTCCGTGCCTATTCTCCGGGGCTTTGGCGTAGCACGCGCTGCGACAGGCACCCAAAGCGGCAGCGGCTACGGCACCAGCCGCTTTGCGGGGAAGCGATCGATGCCGAGGCATCACGAATCGGCATCAAGTGGAAACTCCACGGAGTCAGGGTGCTGCTAATACTCCGAAAGCACGTGTAAAATAATATTCGAGACTTTCAAGTCATCTAGACCAATATGGGAAATATAGTAGAATACAGGACAGGACAGAGTCTGATTACGCCGCCTATTCTGTGATAGATACTGCATCTACATCGTGGAAACTCGAACCCGAAAGCTTGTCGAGATACAGACAAGCGTTTCGCGAAGCACTCCAAAGACAGCGCAATTACATCACCAAGAGGACacaaatataaataaattgtGATTCGtttctcattcattcataATATTCGTCAGACCATATTTGTTGCCCTCTGCCCGCGTTGTTCCATTACACGCTAGCAGGTTGCTGGTAGAAATCTTAAGCACGTCCTGCCCAAGGAATAATCAGTGACATCTAGGTACCCCATGTCAGTAGTACAATATATATGTCCAAGACTAAACATGTCCGAGGCATACAATCTCCTATAGAGCCACCGCGATGCTCAATAACTCATTCAAAATGCGGCAGCCGCGCAGGTATAAAGCCGCTCTTGACAGGGGGTGTTACCCTATCTTTGGCCTGAGCCTCTAAATCATGTCCGGATATCCCGGAATCGCGAAGAGCACCTTCATCGTcaccttcatcatcatcgctctCACCATCGTCTTCCAAGTGAATCTCATGtggctcttcttctggtttATACTCGTCGTCTCCCACATCCGCCAGCTTCGGTTCTGCTTCTGTTTGCAGCCCTCGCTCCAGCGCCAATTGGGCTGcagcctctttcttctttgccaattcttcgtcttcttcccttcctAGGCGTTCTTCTTCTAGTTCGAGGTCTCTGAGTGATGGCAAGGGCTGAGCACTCTGTGCCGAGTCTTGAGGTACTGCTCCAAATATGGCGAGGCCAAGGCCCAAAGATTCTCTGGATCCAACCGAGCCAAGGGTCGTTCTAGATACTGTTCTAGAGACGGTATGCGCCGGCCGCTTGCCTTTACTACTCGGCGTTCTTCcgctcttgctgctcctgTCATCCTTTCTAATCATGTCATAGGTCACATCGTCATCAAGTGCTattgcatcttcttctccttcaccgTCGCTGGGAAACAAATCACCACGAGAACGATAAGAGTCTGATGTTGCGCCCGATCCCGTTGTACCGCTCCGCTTCCTGGACTGTGACGGTTGTAGGAATTCTCCATGGTCCGAATCGTCTTCCGCTCCCAGCAGCGGCTGCGTCTCGGTATATTCGTGTTTTCTGGCACCAGGGTGCTCTTGCAAATCCGCCGCACTAGGTTTGTATCGCAAG
This window encodes:
- the HAS1 gene encoding ATP-dependent RNA helicase (BUSCO:EOG092D1H5T), which translates into the protein MAGATLNNKRKRNQTDAATDSSKKSKKLKNPTPAEPKEDEEEVSEEEESRYEDAVSNLEQENDNDGGESDAGEGSDLEDKPAAKDTDGDVIPANSAPILSTLAESDKFEDLKLSEKTMRAIQEMGFTKMTSIQRSAIPPLLAGKDVLGAAKTGSGKTLAFLIPAIEILSSLRFKPRNGTGVIVVSPTRELALQIFGVARELMKHHSQTYGIVIGGANRRAEVEKLTKGVNLLIATPGRLLDHLLNTQFVFKNLKSLIIDEADRILEVGFEDEMRQIVKVLSNDDRQTMLFSATQTTKVEDLARISLRPGPLYINVDEEKQHSTVDGLEQGYVLCEGDERFLLLFSFLRKMQAKKKKVIVFFSSCNSVKYYSELLNYIDCPVLDLHGKQKQQKRTNTFFEFSNAPHGILICTDVAARGLDIPAVDFIVQFDPPDNTRDYIHRVGRTARGTDAKGRSLLFLQPNEVGFLSYLKAARVPVVEFEFPRKKIINVQSQLEKLIGKNYYLQQSAKEAFKAYLHAYASHSLRSVYDVQKLDLVKIAKSFGFPTPPRVDIQLGASMGRDKVQARRSYGSQPKQVGKYKRDKRN
- a CDS encoding uncharacterized protein (EggNog:ENOG41), giving the protein MAFLEDPRLRQRWNQITHDAEAVTENAAAGIWTFQHHYINPCLGSIRGAVEQCTAVCLGDAEERIRRQRERARERAEYSFNFYDDWDREEESGGLLGNWGGEDWDRLLAGSGSQRRPETVDHQPRRKRGMSYGTRGARRKNSEQDPTIIPSTQPIGFLSKLPWKMGGTLRYKPSAADLQEHPGARKHEYTETQPLLGAEDDSDHGEFLQPSQSRKRSGTTGSGATSDSYRSRGDLFPSDGEGEEDAIALDDDVTYDMIRKDDRSSKSGRTPSSKGKRPAHTVSRTVSRTTLGSVGSRESLGLGLAIFGAVPQDSAQSAQPLPSLRDLELEEERLGREEDEELAKKKEAAAQLALERGLQTEAEPKLADVGDDEYKPEEEPHEIHLEDDGESDDDEGDDEGALRDSGISGHDLEAQAKDRVTPPVKSGFIPARLPHFE